In the genome of Olsenella profusa DSM 13989, one region contains:
- a CDS encoding WXG100 family type VII secretion target, translating to MAGQIRITPDQMRDRATQYRTEASNVGDVIQHMDSLLQALQEEWEGSAAQAYSSRFQELRPGFVKAQDLITEIAQSLDATAQSLEETDSNIAAQFRG from the coding sequence ATGGCAGGACAGATTAGGATCACGCCAGATCAGATGCGCGACCGTGCGACCCAGTATCGCACCGAGGCCAGCAACGTGGGCGATGTGATCCAGCACATGGACTCGCTCCTGCAGGCCCTGCAGGAGGAGTGGGAAGGCAGCGCCGCCCAGGCTTACTCCAGCCGCTTCCAGGAGCTGCGTCCCGGCTTCGTGAAGGCCCAGGACCTCATCACGGAGATCGCGCAGTCGCTCGACGCGACCGCGCAGTCGCTGGAGGAGACCGACTCCAACATCGCCGCGCAGTTCCGCGGCTAG
- a CDS encoding Mbeg1-like protein, whose product MSLRPDELAQLSTLIYQSEFQNACARALDGAGNRPVTLGDVVASMPADGGDEWTTPDGYDALRQAVSSDSRLSDLTVCDFTSPGVPVEGRTTQTSHCMALTDGDGTLYVVYRGTDGEHGEWRDDFEGLNEADTDSQRRAEAYLDEMLALYGGQHVVVTGHSKGGNKAQYVTVVDGRVDECYSFDGQGFGNPFLRKYEERIAAVRGRIHAYNQEGDYVSALMAPIAGDTHYTNGGSQAQGITGLLQTLLRGDGNFQLSNHAPLNLFSSDTDLSLDLTGTRTDYSRTINDFTTWVSENVPADMQALVIEFLSDCAEGRQSEALDDPEKVAALMAVLTRYPGTQRLLEQLAGTDGANDGALASSGVGTGVNAAAAVLVRLGCDSGIIATIVSASNGAGASPAGATGGGGEWARAYASAYATDCARIDAHVAAGEQATTIQVRQSLVRDWSDEYKEKLLSIVQEVDEEEVWDPTHWDVWYRIESLGGGLTAENCQSDIDGYLRKQIDMNGVNAQKIEEAFQKAAELDGTMGTNASAIAEDLDGATEALGQILGEGAQ is encoded by the coding sequence ATGTCGCTGCGTCCAGATGAGCTTGCCCAGCTCAGTACCCTGATATACCAGTCTGAGTTCCAGAATGCATGCGCACGTGCGCTCGATGGGGCCGGCAATAGACCGGTGACCCTTGGCGACGTCGTCGCGTCCATGCCTGCGGACGGTGGGGACGAGTGGACGACCCCTGACGGCTACGATGCCCTGAGGCAGGCCGTCTCCTCTGACTCGCGTCTGTCCGACCTCACGGTGTGCGACTTCACGTCGCCCGGTGTTCCCGTGGAAGGCAGGACCACGCAGACGAGCCACTGCATGGCCCTCACCGATGGCGACGGGACGCTCTACGTGGTCTATAGGGGTACGGATGGCGAGCACGGGGAGTGGCGCGACGACTTCGAGGGCCTCAACGAGGCGGACACGGATTCCCAGCGACGTGCCGAGGCCTACCTTGACGAGATGCTGGCGCTGTATGGTGGCCAGCATGTCGTTGTGACGGGACATTCCAAGGGCGGCAACAAGGCGCAGTACGTTACCGTGGTGGACGGCCGCGTGGACGAGTGCTACTCCTTTGACGGCCAGGGCTTTGGCAACCCGTTCCTCAGGAAGTACGAGGAGCGCATCGCTGCCGTACGGGGCAGGATCCATGCCTACAACCAGGAGGGCGACTATGTGAGTGCCCTCATGGCGCCCATTGCTGGGGACACGCACTACACCAACGGCGGCTCCCAGGCCCAGGGCATCACGGGACTCCTCCAGACGCTGCTGCGCGGGGACGGCAACTTCCAGCTATCCAACCATGCGCCCCTCAACCTCTTCTCCTCGGACACAGACCTGTCGCTCGACCTCACGGGCACGCGGACCGACTACTCCCGCACCATCAACGACTTCACGACATGGGTGTCCGAGAACGTCCCTGCCGACATGCAGGCCCTGGTCATCGAGTTCCTGAGCGACTGCGCCGAGGGCAGGCAGTCCGAGGCGCTGGACGATCCCGAGAAGGTTGCCGCGCTCATGGCGGTCCTCACGAGGTACCCAGGAACGCAGCGCCTGCTTGAGCAGCTGGCTGGAACCGACGGCGCCAATGACGGGGCGCTTGCCTCGAGCGGCGTCGGCACGGGCGTCAACGCCGCTGCCGCCGTGCTGGTTCGACTGGGATGCGACTCTGGCATCATCGCGACAATTGTGTCTGCCAGCAATGGTGCGGGCGCGTCGCCGGCGGGCGCCACGGGTGGCGGCGGGGAGTGGGCCCGCGCGTACGCCTCGGCCTACGCAACGGACTGCGCGAGGATAGATGCCCACGTTGCCGCGGGGGAGCAGGCGACCACCATCCAGGTGAGGCAGTCGCTCGTGCGCGACTGGAGCGACGAGTACAAGGAGAAGCTGCTCTCCATCGTCCAGGAGGTCGATGAGGAGGAGGTCTGGGACCCAACCCACTGGGACGTCTGGTACCGGATCGAGTCGCTGGGCGGTGGCCTCACAGCGGAGAACTGCCAGAGCGACATCGACGGCTACCTTCGCAAGCAGATCGACATGAACGGCGTGAACGCCCAGAAGATCGAGGAGGCGTTCCAGAAGGCCGCGGAGCTGGATGGTACCATGGGGACGAACGCATCTGCCATCGCCGAGGACCTGGATGGTGCCACCGAGGCGCTTGGCCAGATCCTCGGGGAAGGAGCCCAGTGA